The following are from one region of the Syngnathus acus chromosome 10, fSynAcu1.2, whole genome shotgun sequence genome:
- the cstf2 gene encoding cleavage stimulation factor subunit 2 isoform X2, with translation MASLAAAAAAAAAAAANRDPAVDRSLRSVFVGNIPYEATEEQLKDIFSEVGLVVSFRLVYDRETGKPKGYGFCEYQDQETALSAMRNLNGREFNGRALRVDNAASEKNKEELKSLGTGAPVIESPFGDSVATEEAPESISRAVASLPPEQMFELMKQMKLCVQNSPQEARNMLLQNPQLAYALLQAQVVMRIVDPEIALKMLHRQNTPQPLISSAQGGGAAPVNPPALPNMAAPQQQPVAGMHVNGAPPMMQPPNMGVVPGPGPVPAPGPSAPPGGGGIPPRGLLGDGPNDPRGGSLLSVTGDTIDPNRGYMGAPPPHAPPPVHMGPMGGGPPPDMRGPPIDMRGPPMGEPRSMMGDPRGPPMMEQRGLPMEARGRDPRAMDARGPVAGQRVPMAGAMQGPIPHNMGPNAPLPTRPGPVISGVPPSGAGGGGFSPAQNQVSTQDQEKAALIMQVLQLTPEQIAMLPPEQRQSILILKEQIQKTTGAP, from the exons gctgctgccgcgGCTGCTAACAGAGACCCCGCGGTCGACCGTTCATTACGCTCGGTGTTTG TGGGAAACATTCCTTATGAAGCAACCGAAGAACAGTTAAAAGACATCTTCTCTGAAGTCGGACTTGTTGTTAGCTTCAG GTTGGTGTATGACAGGGAGACGGGAAAACCAAAGGGTTATGGCTTTTGTGAGTACCAGGACCAGGAGACTGCGCTCAGTGCCATGCGCAATCTCAATGGCAGAGAGTTCAACGGACGCGCCTTACGTGTTGACAACGCAGCCAGTGAGAAAAACAAGGAAGAGCTTAAAa GTTTGGGAACAGGAGCCCCCGTCATTGAATCGCCATTTGGGGACAGCGTGGCAACAGAGGAGGCTCCTGAGTCCATTAGCCGAGCTGTGGCCAGTCTGCCACCAGAACAGATGTTTGAACTTATGAAACAGATGAAg CTATGTGTCCAAAACAGTCCCCAGGAGGCGAGGAACATGCTGCTGCAGAACCCTCAGCTGGCCTATGCCCTGTTACAGGCACAAGTGGTCATGCGCATCGTGGATCCGGAGATTGCCTTG AAAATGCTTCACCGCCAAAACACACCCCAGCCGCTCATCTCAAGTGCACAAGGGGGAGGAGCCGCTCCGGTCAATCCACCTGCCCTGCCCAACATGGCCGCCCCACAGCAGCAGCCTGTG GCAGGGATGCACGTCAATGGAGCACCTCCGATGATGCAGCCTCCCAACATGGGTGTTGTGCCTGGACCTGGACCAGTGCCAGCCCCGGGTCCCAGTGCCCCTCCAG gaggaggcggcaTCCCTCCCAGAGGCCTTCTGGGTGACGGACCCAATGATCCACGAGGAGGCAGCCTGCTGTCGGTCACAGGCGACACCATTGACCCCAA CCGAGGCTACATGGGAGCGCCTCCGCCCCACGCCCCACCTCCGGTGCACATGGGCCCAATGGGAGGCGGACCGCCGCCGGATATGCGAGGGCCACCAATAGACATGAGAGGGCCGCCAATGGGCGAACCACGCAGTATGATGGGTGACCCCAGAGGGCCTCCGATGATGGAGCAGCGGGGACTGCCGATGGAAGCCAGAG GCCGCGATCCCAGAGCGATGGACGCCCGCGGCCCCGTGGCAGGCCAGAGAGTTCCCATGGCGGGAGCAATGCAAGGCCCCATCCCCCACAACATGGGCCCCAACGCACCCCTGCCCACCCGGCCG GGTCCCGTAATTTCGGGAGTTCCTCCTTCGGGAGCAGGAGGTGGCGGCTTCAGTCCGGCTCAAAACCAAGTTTCCACACAAGACCAGGAGAAG GCTGCCCTGATCATGCAAGTTCTCCAGCTGACGCCAGAACAGATCGCCATGCTGCCCCCCGAGCAGAGGCAGAGCATCCTCATCCTCAAAGAACAGATCCAGAAAACCACCGGCGCACCTTGA
- the cstf2 gene encoding cleavage stimulation factor subunit 2 isoform X1, translating to MASLAAAAAAAAAAAANRDPAVDRSLRSVFVGNIPYEATEEQLKDIFSEVGLVVSFRLVYDRETGKPKGYGFCEYQDQETALSAMRNLNGREFNGRALRVDNAASEKNKEELKSLGTGAPVIESPFGDSVATEEAPESISRAVASLPPEQMFELMKQMKLCVQNSPQEARNMLLQNPQLAYALLQAQVVMRIVDPEIALKMLHRQNTPQPLISSAQGGGAAPVNPPALPNMAAPQQQPVAGMHVNGAPPMMQPPNMGVVPGPGPVPAPGPSAPPGNLQHSPTGSSAQAAIERPQGGGGIPPRGLLGDGPNDPRGGSLLSVTGDTIDPNRGYMGAPPPHAPPPVHMGPMGGGPPPDMRGPPIDMRGPPMGEPRSMMGDPRGPPMMEQRGLPMEARGRDPRAMDARGPVAGQRVPMAGAMQGPIPHNMGPNAPLPTRPGPVISGVPPSGAGGGGFSPAQNQVSTQDQEKAALIMQVLQLTPEQIAMLPPEQRQSILILKEQIQKTTGAP from the exons gctgctgccgcgGCTGCTAACAGAGACCCCGCGGTCGACCGTTCATTACGCTCGGTGTTTG TGGGAAACATTCCTTATGAAGCAACCGAAGAACAGTTAAAAGACATCTTCTCTGAAGTCGGACTTGTTGTTAGCTTCAG GTTGGTGTATGACAGGGAGACGGGAAAACCAAAGGGTTATGGCTTTTGTGAGTACCAGGACCAGGAGACTGCGCTCAGTGCCATGCGCAATCTCAATGGCAGAGAGTTCAACGGACGCGCCTTACGTGTTGACAACGCAGCCAGTGAGAAAAACAAGGAAGAGCTTAAAa GTTTGGGAACAGGAGCCCCCGTCATTGAATCGCCATTTGGGGACAGCGTGGCAACAGAGGAGGCTCCTGAGTCCATTAGCCGAGCTGTGGCCAGTCTGCCACCAGAACAGATGTTTGAACTTATGAAACAGATGAAg CTATGTGTCCAAAACAGTCCCCAGGAGGCGAGGAACATGCTGCTGCAGAACCCTCAGCTGGCCTATGCCCTGTTACAGGCACAAGTGGTCATGCGCATCGTGGATCCGGAGATTGCCTTG AAAATGCTTCACCGCCAAAACACACCCCAGCCGCTCATCTCAAGTGCACAAGGGGGAGGAGCCGCTCCGGTCAATCCACCTGCCCTGCCCAACATGGCCGCCCCACAGCAGCAGCCTGTG GCAGGGATGCACGTCAATGGAGCACCTCCGATGATGCAGCCTCCCAACATGGGTGTTGTGCCTGGACCTGGACCAGTGCCAGCCCCGGGTCCCAGTGCCCCTCCAG GAAACCTCCAGCATTCCCCCACAGGATCATCTGCACAAGCTGCTATCGAGCGGCCTCAAG gaggaggcggcaTCCCTCCCAGAGGCCTTCTGGGTGACGGACCCAATGATCCACGAGGAGGCAGCCTGCTGTCGGTCACAGGCGACACCATTGACCCCAA CCGAGGCTACATGGGAGCGCCTCCGCCCCACGCCCCACCTCCGGTGCACATGGGCCCAATGGGAGGCGGACCGCCGCCGGATATGCGAGGGCCACCAATAGACATGAGAGGGCCGCCAATGGGCGAACCACGCAGTATGATGGGTGACCCCAGAGGGCCTCCGATGATGGAGCAGCGGGGACTGCCGATGGAAGCCAGAG GCCGCGATCCCAGAGCGATGGACGCCCGCGGCCCCGTGGCAGGCCAGAGAGTTCCCATGGCGGGAGCAATGCAAGGCCCCATCCCCCACAACATGGGCCCCAACGCACCCCTGCCCACCCGGCCG GGTCCCGTAATTTCGGGAGTTCCTCCTTCGGGAGCAGGAGGTGGCGGCTTCAGTCCGGCTCAAAACCAAGTTTCCACACAAGACCAGGAGAAG GCTGCCCTGATCATGCAAGTTCTCCAGCTGACGCCAGAACAGATCGCCATGCTGCCCCCCGAGCAGAGGCAGAGCATCCTCATCCTCAAAGAACAGATCCAGAAAACCACCGGCGCACCTTGA
- the cstf2 gene encoding cleavage stimulation factor subunit 2 isoform X3 has protein sequence MASLAAAAAAAAAAAANRDPAVDRSLRSVFVGNIPYEATEEQLKDIFSEVGLVVSFRLVYDRETGKPKGYGFCEYQDQETALSAMRNLNGREFNGRALRVDNAASEKNKEELKSLGTGAPVIESPFGDSVATEEAPESISRAVASLPPEQMFELMKQMKLCVQNSPQEARNMLLQNPQLAYALLQAQVVMRIVDPEIALKMLHRQNTPQPLISSAQGGGAAPVNPPALPNMAAPQQQPVAGMHVNGAPPMMQPPNMGVVPGPGPVPAPGPSAPPGGGIPPRGLLGDGPNDPRGGSLLSVTGDTIDPNRGYMGAPPPHAPPPVHMGPMGGGPPPDMRGPPIDMRGPPMGEPRSMMGDPRGPPMMEQRGLPMEARGRDPRAMDARGPVAGQRVPMAGAMQGPIPHNMGPNAPLPTRPGPVISGVPPSGAGGGGFSPAQNQVSTQDQEKAALIMQVLQLTPEQIAMLPPEQRQSILILKEQIQKTTGAP, from the exons gctgctgccgcgGCTGCTAACAGAGACCCCGCGGTCGACCGTTCATTACGCTCGGTGTTTG TGGGAAACATTCCTTATGAAGCAACCGAAGAACAGTTAAAAGACATCTTCTCTGAAGTCGGACTTGTTGTTAGCTTCAG GTTGGTGTATGACAGGGAGACGGGAAAACCAAAGGGTTATGGCTTTTGTGAGTACCAGGACCAGGAGACTGCGCTCAGTGCCATGCGCAATCTCAATGGCAGAGAGTTCAACGGACGCGCCTTACGTGTTGACAACGCAGCCAGTGAGAAAAACAAGGAAGAGCTTAAAa GTTTGGGAACAGGAGCCCCCGTCATTGAATCGCCATTTGGGGACAGCGTGGCAACAGAGGAGGCTCCTGAGTCCATTAGCCGAGCTGTGGCCAGTCTGCCACCAGAACAGATGTTTGAACTTATGAAACAGATGAAg CTATGTGTCCAAAACAGTCCCCAGGAGGCGAGGAACATGCTGCTGCAGAACCCTCAGCTGGCCTATGCCCTGTTACAGGCACAAGTGGTCATGCGCATCGTGGATCCGGAGATTGCCTTG AAAATGCTTCACCGCCAAAACACACCCCAGCCGCTCATCTCAAGTGCACAAGGGGGAGGAGCCGCTCCGGTCAATCCACCTGCCCTGCCCAACATGGCCGCCCCACAGCAGCAGCCTGTG GCAGGGATGCACGTCAATGGAGCACCTCCGATGATGCAGCCTCCCAACATGGGTGTTGTGCCTGGACCTGGACCAGTGCCAGCCCCGGGTCCCAGTGCCCCTCCAG gaggcggcaTCCCTCCCAGAGGCCTTCTGGGTGACGGACCCAATGATCCACGAGGAGGCAGCCTGCTGTCGGTCACAGGCGACACCATTGACCCCAA CCGAGGCTACATGGGAGCGCCTCCGCCCCACGCCCCACCTCCGGTGCACATGGGCCCAATGGGAGGCGGACCGCCGCCGGATATGCGAGGGCCACCAATAGACATGAGAGGGCCGCCAATGGGCGAACCACGCAGTATGATGGGTGACCCCAGAGGGCCTCCGATGATGGAGCAGCGGGGACTGCCGATGGAAGCCAGAG GCCGCGATCCCAGAGCGATGGACGCCCGCGGCCCCGTGGCAGGCCAGAGAGTTCCCATGGCGGGAGCAATGCAAGGCCCCATCCCCCACAACATGGGCCCCAACGCACCCCTGCCCACCCGGCCG GGTCCCGTAATTTCGGGAGTTCCTCCTTCGGGAGCAGGAGGTGGCGGCTTCAGTCCGGCTCAAAACCAAGTTTCCACACAAGACCAGGAGAAG GCTGCCCTGATCATGCAAGTTCTCCAGCTGACGCCAGAACAGATCGCCATGCTGCCCCCCGAGCAGAGGCAGAGCATCCTCATCCTCAAAGAACAGATCCAGAAAACCACCGGCGCACCTTGA